A window from Candidatus Latescibacterota bacterium encodes these proteins:
- a CDS encoding TrkA family potassium uptake protein: MTAKQQGSMRRRFLLHLSVVLLLILGAARLYMLGMEHLEHSPRGFWPSLEVVFESLTSTGYGRDAGWQHPLMNLFVIVLQLSGLTLLLSVFPLYLVPFFESRFEQRLPVSAPEADGHVLIFRQSRAIGTVLGELERAGQQVLVLEGDETEARRLLDQGHAVVHRQLDDEGLLAAGLLRARSLIAGGSDEENASLALAARQLGYGGEIITLVGDPTYLDVMRMAGSSEVLAPRQLLAVALAARASERVSPTLAGAHQLGEKLEVFQLRVGADSRLAGLDLRQAAVGARTGAIVIGQWVGGRLITSPGPEMILQPGGILVVAGSHESLEALVRLEAGARPVSHGGPVLVVGHGEVGAQVVELLRQAGETVRVIDRREGPGVDTVGDVLDPATLSAATLDRAQAVVLAIDSDVSTLFATVIIRDRSHSVPILARVNEAENLEKIHRAGADFALSFSQVAGSLLVSRLLGRQALELDPQLKLLKAPAGALVGRHPADLDVRARTGCSVVAVERGDSLLTNFEPDFRFAAEDAVFICGSQQGVERFQADYGV; encoded by the coding sequence ATGACGGCGAAGCAGCAGGGTTCGATGCGTCGGCGCTTCCTCCTGCACCTGAGCGTGGTGCTGCTGCTGATTCTCGGCGCGGCCCGGCTCTACATGCTGGGCATGGAGCATCTCGAGCACTCGCCGCGCGGCTTCTGGCCCAGTCTCGAGGTCGTCTTCGAGTCGCTGACCAGCACCGGCTACGGCCGCGACGCCGGCTGGCAGCACCCCCTGATGAACCTGTTCGTCATCGTTCTGCAGCTCTCGGGGCTCACGCTGCTGCTGTCGGTCTTTCCCCTCTATCTCGTCCCCTTCTTCGAGTCGCGCTTCGAGCAGCGCCTGCCCGTGTCGGCGCCCGAGGCCGACGGCCACGTGCTGATCTTCCGCCAGAGCCGGGCCATCGGCACCGTGCTCGGCGAGCTGGAGCGCGCGGGGCAGCAGGTGCTGGTGCTGGAGGGCGACGAGACCGAGGCCCGCCGCCTGCTCGACCAGGGCCATGCGGTGGTCCACCGTCAGCTCGACGACGAGGGGCTGCTCGCCGCGGGACTCCTGCGCGCGCGCAGCCTGATCGCGGGCGGCAGCGACGAGGAGAACGCCTCGCTGGCGCTCGCCGCGCGGCAGCTCGGCTACGGGGGCGAGATCATCACCCTGGTGGGGGATCCCACCTACCTCGACGTGATGCGCATGGCCGGCAGCAGCGAGGTGCTGGCGCCGCGCCAGCTGCTGGCGGTGGCCCTGGCCGCCCGGGCCAGCGAGCGCGTGAGCCCCACCCTGGCCGGCGCGCATCAGCTCGGCGAGAAGCTGGAGGTCTTCCAGCTGCGCGTGGGCGCGGACAGCCGTCTGGCGGGGCTCGACCTGCGGCAGGCGGCCGTCGGCGCGCGCACGGGGGCGATCGTGATCGGGCAGTGGGTGGGCGGCAGGCTCATCACGAGCCCGGGGCCGGAGATGATCCTTCAGCCCGGCGGCATCCTGGTGGTGGCCGGCTCCCACGAGAGCCTGGAGGCGCTGGTGCGTCTCGAGGCGGGGGCGCGGCCCGTCTCGCACGGCGGCCCGGTCCTCGTGGTGGGACACGGCGAGGTGGGCGCGCAGGTGGTGGAGCTGCTCCGGCAGGCCGGGGAGACGGTGCGCGTCATCGATCGACGGGAAGGCCCCGGTGTGGATACCGTGGGCGACGTGCTCGACCCCGCGACCCTGAGCGCCGCCACGCTGGACAGGGCGCAGGCCGTGGTGCTGGCCATCGACTCGGACGTCTCGACCCTCTTCGCCACGGTCATCATCCGCGACCGCAGCCACAGCGTGCCGATCCTGGCCCGCGTCAACGAGGCCGAGAATCTGGAGAAGATCCACCGCGCCGGGGCGGACTTCGCGCTGTCCTTCAGCCAGGTGGCGGGCAGCCTGCTGGTCAGCCGGCTGCTGGGTCGGCAGGCCCTGGAGCTGGATCCCCAGCTGAAGCTACTGAAGGCGCCGGCCGGGGCATTGGTCGGGCGTCACCCGGCGGATCTGGACGTCCGCGCCCGCACCGGCTGCTCGGTGGTGGCGGTGGAGCGCGGCGACAGCCTGCTCACGAACTTCGAGCCCGACTTCCGCTTCGCGGCGGAGGACGCGGTCTTCATCTGCGGGAGCCAGCAGGGCGTGGAGCGCTTCCAGGCGGACTACGGCGTGTGA
- the hppD gene encoding 4-hydroxyphenylpyruvate dioxygenase → MSVEPIAIKSIHHVEIWAGNAKQAAYYYRKGFGFSQIAYAGLETGLKDRTSYCLGENKVRLVLSTPLDEHGVMNDFLNRHGDGVRDIAFLVDDADRAFALAVERGAVPVKEPVDRSDEHGTVRHAAIHTYGDVIHSFISMKDYKGCFLPGYREQRIDEPGFGFKVIDHIVGNVEEGKMEYWKEWYERVLGWTQFLSFDDKDISTEFTALRSKVMSSPTANIRFPINEPAKGLKKSQIEEYLDFNKGPGSQHIALLTGDIIETVQKLRAAGVEFLSVPDSYYTMLGDRVGKIDEDLKVLAPLGILVDRDDKGYLLQLFSKPVEDRPTLFFEIIQRKGCNSFGKGNFRALFESIEREQASRGTL, encoded by the coding sequence ATGTCCGTGGAACCCATCGCCATCAAGTCCATCCACCACGTCGAGATCTGGGCCGGCAACGCGAAGCAGGCCGCCTACTACTATCGCAAGGGCTTCGGCTTCAGCCAGATCGCCTACGCGGGACTGGAGACCGGCCTCAAGGACCGCACGTCCTACTGCCTGGGGGAGAACAAGGTCCGTCTGGTGCTCAGCACGCCGCTGGACGAGCACGGCGTGATGAACGACTTCCTGAACCGCCACGGCGACGGGGTGCGCGACATCGCCTTCCTGGTGGACGACGCCGACCGCGCCTTCGCCCTGGCCGTCGAGCGCGGCGCCGTGCCGGTCAAGGAGCCGGTGGACCGCAGCGACGAGCACGGCACGGTGCGCCACGCCGCCATCCACACCTACGGCGACGTGATCCACAGCTTCATCTCCATGAAGGACTACAAGGGCTGCTTCCTGCCCGGCTACCGGGAGCAGCGCATCGACGAGCCCGGCTTCGGCTTCAAGGTGATCGACCACATCGTGGGCAACGTCGAAGAGGGCAAGATGGAGTACTGGAAGGAGTGGTACGAGCGCGTCCTCGGCTGGACGCAGTTCCTCTCCTTCGACGACAAGGACATCTCCACCGAGTTCACCGCCCTGCGCTCCAAGGTGATGAGCAGCCCCACGGCCAACATCCGCTTCCCGATCAACGAGCCGGCCAAGGGGCTCAAGAAGAGCCAGATCGAGGAGTACCTCGACTTCAACAAGGGCCCCGGCTCGCAGCACATCGCGCTCCTGACCGGCGACATCATCGAGACCGTGCAGAAGCTGCGCGCCGCCGGCGTGGAGTTCCTGAGCGTGCCCGACTCCTACTACACGATGCTGGGCGACCGTGTGGGCAAGATCGACGAGGACCTCAAGGTCCTCGCCCCGCTCGGCATCCTCGTGGACCGCGACGACAAGGGCTACCTGCTCCAGCTCTTCTCGAAGCCGGTGGAAGACCGGCCGACGCTCTTCTTCGAGATCATCCAGCGCAAGGGCTGCAACAGCTTCGGCAAGGGCAATTTCCGCGCGCTGTTCGAGTCCATCGAGCGCGAGCAGGCGAGCCGGGGCACGCTCTAG
- a CDS encoding NAD(P) transhydrogenase subunit alpha: protein MMDFLSILTLFALAIFVGFEIITKVPPTLHTPLMSGSNAISGITVIGALLAAGSEKGGHPLVTWLGVAAVVFATINVVGGFMVTHRMLAMFKKKEN from the coding sequence ATCATGGACTTCCTCAGCATTCTCACCCTCTTCGCGCTGGCGATCTTCGTCGGCTTCGAGATCATCACCAAGGTGCCGCCAACGCTGCACACGCCGCTGATGTCCGGCTCCAACGCCATCAGCGGCATCACGGTGATCGGCGCGCTCCTGGCGGCCGGCTCGGAGAAGGGCGGCCATCCCCTCGTGACATGGCTGGGCGTGGCGGCGGTGGTGTTCGCCACCATCAACGTGGTGGGCGGCTTCATGGTCACGCACCGCATGCTGGCGATGTTCAAGAAGAAGGAGAACTAG
- a CDS encoding fumarylacetoacetate hydrolase family protein, protein MNGAGHDLAALLGEDTDGPLGAHNVGRLPAWRDALVGLGADARAERALAPGSFRWLPPLLPAATFRDFYAFEQHVATARARRGLEVPEAWYRFPVFYFSNPHTLRGHEATIDVPPDGEWMDFELEIGAVLGVGGRDLSPDAGEAAIAGYCVLNDWSARRVQREEMSVGLGPAKGKDFATSLGPWLVTPDELADRREGKGYDLGMSVRRNGRELSRGNWRDIHYSFGEMIARASRGVDLQPGELIGSGTVGGGCILELGPEAAGGWLEPGDRVELEIERLGVLAGTVAAS, encoded by the coding sequence CTGAACGGCGCCGGCCACGACCTCGCGGCCCTGCTCGGCGAGGACACGGACGGCCCCCTCGGCGCCCACAACGTGGGCCGCCTCCCCGCCTGGCGGGACGCGCTCGTCGGCCTCGGCGCCGACGCCCGGGCCGAGCGCGCCCTCGCGCCGGGCAGCTTCCGCTGGCTGCCGCCCCTGCTCCCCGCGGCCACCTTCCGCGACTTCTACGCCTTCGAGCAGCACGTGGCCACCGCCCGGGCCCGGCGCGGGCTGGAAGTGCCGGAGGCCTGGTACCGCTTTCCCGTCTTCTACTTCTCCAATCCGCACACGCTGCGCGGGCACGAGGCCACGATCGACGTGCCGCCCGACGGCGAGTGGATGGACTTCGAGCTCGAGATCGGCGCCGTGCTGGGCGTCGGCGGCCGCGACCTCTCGCCCGACGCGGGCGAGGCGGCCATCGCCGGCTACTGCGTGCTCAACGACTGGAGCGCGCGCCGTGTGCAGCGCGAGGAGATGAGCGTCGGCCTGGGGCCCGCCAAGGGCAAGGACTTCGCCACCTCCCTCGGTCCGTGGCTCGTCACCCCGGACGAGCTGGCCGACCGCCGGGAGGGCAAGGGCTACGACCTCGGCATGAGCGTGCGGCGCAACGGCCGCGAGCTGAGCCGTGGCAACTGGCGCGACATCCACTACTCGTTCGGCGAGATGATCGCCCGCGCCTCCCGCGGCGTGGACCTGCAACCCGGCGAGCTGATCGGCAGCGGGACGGTGGGCGGCGGGTGCATCCTCGAGCTGGGGCCCGAGGCCGCCGGCGGCTGGCTCGAGCCGGGCGACCGGGTGGAGCTCGAGATCGAGCGCCTCGGCGTGCTCGCGGGCACGGTCGCGGCGAGCTAA
- a CDS encoding Re/Si-specific NAD(P)(+) transhydrogenase subunit alpha, giving the protein MIVGIPKETFPGERRVAMVPANMAPLIKAGAELRVERGAGEAAGIVDGAFTEKGASLASREELFAQADVIVQVRSLGANPEAGESDLPLLRKDQVLVGMSDPLGNPQAAAKIAATGATHFSLELIPRITRGQAMDVLSSMATVAGYRAVILAAERLPRMFPMMMTAAGTLTPAHVFIMGAGVAGLQAIASARKLGAVVHAYDVRPAVKEQVESLGGKFVELPLDTAGAEDAGGYAKEQSAEFLAKQRELLSKVIADSDVVITTAAVPGRRAPILVTADMVKGMAPGSVIVDLAAERGGNCELTQPGETAVVGGVSILGPPNLPSDVPFHASQMFAKNVANFLLNMVKEGQLTIDRADEIVDGTLVTQGGAVVNERVKALLS; this is encoded by the coding sequence ATGATCGTCGGCATTCCCAAGGAGACCTTCCCCGGCGAGCGCCGCGTCGCCATGGTGCCCGCCAACATGGCGCCCCTGATCAAGGCCGGCGCGGAACTCCGCGTCGAGCGCGGCGCCGGCGAAGCGGCCGGCATCGTGGACGGGGCCTTCACCGAGAAGGGCGCGAGTCTGGCCAGCCGCGAGGAGCTCTTCGCGCAGGCCGACGTGATCGTCCAGGTCCGCAGCCTCGGCGCCAATCCCGAGGCCGGCGAGAGCGATCTGCCGCTGCTGCGCAAGGACCAGGTGCTCGTGGGCATGTCCGACCCCCTGGGCAACCCCCAGGCCGCGGCCAAGATCGCCGCGACGGGCGCCACCCACTTCAGCCTCGAGCTGATCCCGCGCATCACCCGCGGCCAGGCGATGGACGTGCTGTCCTCCATGGCCACCGTGGCCGGCTACCGCGCCGTCATTCTGGCCGCCGAGCGCCTGCCCCGCATGTTCCCGATGATGATGACCGCGGCGGGCACGCTGACGCCGGCGCACGTCTTCATCATGGGCGCGGGCGTGGCCGGCCTGCAGGCCATCGCCAGCGCGCGCAAGCTCGGCGCGGTGGTTCACGCCTACGACGTGCGCCCGGCGGTCAAGGAGCAGGTGGAGAGCCTGGGCGGCAAGTTCGTCGAGCTGCCGCTGGACACGGCGGGCGCCGAGGACGCCGGCGGCTACGCCAAGGAGCAGAGCGCCGAGTTCCTGGCCAAGCAGCGCGAGCTGCTGAGCAAGGTGATCGCCGACAGCGACGTGGTCATCACCACGGCGGCCGTGCCCGGGCGGCGCGCGCCGATCCTCGTGACCGCCGACATGGTGAAGGGCATGGCGCCCGGGTCGGTGATCGTCGACCTGGCCGCCGAGCGCGGCGGCAACTGCGAGCTGACGCAGCCGGGCGAGACGGCCGTCGTGGGCGGCGTGAGCATCCTCGGCCCGCCCAACCTGCCCAGCGACGTGCCCTTCCACGCCAGCCAGATGTTCGCCAAGAACGTCGCCAACTTCCTGCTCAACATGGTCAAGGAGGGCCAGCTCACGATCGACCGCGCGGACGAGATCGTGGACGGCACCCTCGTCACCCAGGGCGGCGCGGTCGTGAACGAGCGCGTCAAGGCGCTGCTGAGCTGA
- a CDS encoding CBS domain-containing protein — protein MKRVQNILERKGTAVSSIGESATVLEAAREMNRQRIGSLVVLKGDDVIGIFSERDILTRVVAVGLDPATTAVNAVMTTPVACCKRESSLEECKAVMTELRVRHLPVVDEGRLQGIVTAGDLMAFEAKEHEHTIEHLYHYLYGTSP, from the coding sequence ATGAAGCGCGTGCAGAACATCCTCGAACGCAAGGGGACGGCCGTCTCCTCCATCGGCGAGTCGGCCACCGTTCTGGAGGCCGCCCGCGAGATGAACCGCCAGCGCATCGGCAGCCTGGTGGTGCTCAAGGGCGACGACGTCATCGGGATCTTCTCGGAACGGGACATCCTCACGCGCGTCGTGGCCGTGGGCCTGGACCCCGCCACCACGGCCGTCAACGCGGTGATGACCACGCCCGTGGCCTGCTGCAAGCGGGAGTCGAGCCTCGAGGAGTGCAAGGCGGTCATGACGGAGCTGCGCGTCCGCCACCTGCCGGTGGTGGACGAGGGCCGCCTCCAGGGCATCGTGACCGCCGGCGACCTGATGGCCTTCGAGGCCAAGGAGCACGAGCACACCATCGAGCACCTCTATCACTACCTCTACGGCACCTCCCCCTGA
- a CDS encoding NAD(P)(+) transhydrogenase (Re/Si-specific) subunit beta, whose amino-acid sequence MDREILIKLAYLVASVLFILGLKGLTHPRSAVRGNKIGAFGMLLAVIAVLLDAHIVSFTWIIVGLVVGSAIGAVMAKRVPMTGMPEMVALFNGFGGLASILVAGAAVYDLGIALPAADLEQFLVTGKLSGTGLQAMIATGAAGVIGGVTFFGSLVAYLKLAEVAFKGNVSFPGQKVFNALLLLGAIVCGAMLVRDPSAAIYYWILTGLSLVLGVTLTIPIGGADMPVVIALLNSYSGLAAAATGFVLSNNVLIIAGSLVGASGLILTNIMCKAMNRSLGNVLFGVMAGGETASADEVYGGKVKSTSAEEIAMMLDGASRVVIVPGYGMAVSQAQHAVRDLGNLLEARGTSVEYAIHPVAGRMPGHMNVLLAEADVPYDKLIEMDQINPTMEQVDVAIVVGANDVVNPSARTDPSSPIAGMPVIDVDKARTVIVVKRSLSPGFAGIPNPLFAAENCLMFFADGKKAFLEMVAAVKEL is encoded by the coding sequence GTGGACAGGGAGATCCTGATCAAGCTGGCCTACCTGGTGGCGTCGGTGCTGTTCATCCTCGGCCTCAAGGGCCTGACGCACCCGCGGTCGGCCGTGCGCGGCAACAAGATCGGCGCGTTCGGCATGCTGCTCGCCGTGATCGCCGTGCTGCTGGACGCGCACATCGTCAGCTTCACGTGGATCATCGTGGGCCTCGTCGTGGGCTCCGCGATCGGCGCCGTCATGGCCAAGCGGGTGCCCATGACGGGCATGCCCGAGATGGTGGCGCTCTTCAACGGCTTCGGCGGCCTGGCGTCGATCCTGGTGGCGGGCGCGGCCGTCTACGACCTCGGCATCGCGCTGCCGGCGGCGGACCTGGAGCAGTTCCTCGTCACCGGCAAGCTGTCGGGGACGGGCCTGCAGGCCATGATCGCCACGGGCGCGGCCGGCGTCATCGGCGGCGTCACCTTCTTCGGCAGCCTGGTGGCCTACCTGAAGCTCGCCGAGGTCGCCTTCAAGGGCAACGTGAGCTTCCCCGGCCAGAAGGTCTTCAACGCGCTGCTCCTGCTCGGCGCGATCGTCTGCGGGGCCATGCTGGTGCGCGATCCCAGCGCGGCGATCTACTACTGGATCCTGACGGGGCTCTCGCTCGTGCTCGGCGTCACGCTGACGATTCCCATCGGCGGCGCCGACATGCCGGTGGTCATCGCGCTGCTGAACAGCTACTCGGGACTGGCGGCCGCTGCCACTGGCTTCGTGCTGAGCAACAACGTGCTCATCATCGCGGGCTCGCTGGTGGGCGCCTCGGGCCTGATCCTCACCAACATCATGTGCAAGGCCATGAACCGCTCCCTGGGCAACGTGCTCTTCGGCGTCATGGCCGGCGGCGAGACCGCGAGCGCGGACGAGGTCTACGGCGGCAAGGTGAAGTCCACCAGCGCCGAGGAGATCGCCATGATGCTCGACGGCGCCAGCCGCGTGGTGATCGTGCCGGGTTACGGCATGGCCGTCTCCCAGGCGCAGCACGCGGTGCGCGACCTGGGCAACCTGCTGGAGGCCCGCGGCACGTCGGTCGAGTACGCGATCCACCCGGTGGCCGGCCGCATGCCCGGCCACATGAACGTGCTGCTGGCCGAGGCGGACGTCCCCTACGACAAGCTCATCGAGATGGACCAGATCAACCCCACCATGGAGCAGGTGGACGTGGCGATCGTGGTCGGCGCCAACGACGTGGTGAACCCCAGCGCGCGCACCGATCCGTCGAGCCCCATCGCCGGCATGCCCGTGATCGACGTGGACAAGGCCCGCACGGTGATCGTCGTGAAGCGCTCGCTGAGCCCGGGTTTCGCGGGCATTCCCAACCCGCTCTTCGCGGCGGAGAACTGCCTCATGTTCTTCGCCGACGGCAAGAAGGCCTTCCTGGAGATGGTGGCGGCTGTCAAGGAGCTCTAG
- a CDS encoding YceI family protein, with protein MRTIPRATLLLGLLLAAVPAWAAPTLFSIVPGEDGNQVSFLSKAPMETVEGKTDQATGSVSVDLEDLRAGCRVEVRVDLASIDTGIGKRNQHMRENHLETDKYPHAVFTADSVVATSGAALAPGASATLTLAGDFALHGVTRRIEVPVTVTRSADGRALGVASTFDVKLADYEISRPKFLIMKLDEVQHVTVALTAHSRGQEG; from the coding sequence ATGCGAACCATCCCCCGCGCGACGCTTCTCCTCGGCCTGCTGCTTGCGGCCGTCCCGGCCTGGGCCGCGCCCACGCTGTTCAGCATCGTCCCGGGCGAGGACGGCAACCAGGTCAGCTTCCTCTCCAAGGCGCCCATGGAGACCGTCGAGGGCAAGACCGATCAGGCCACGGGCAGCGTGAGCGTCGACCTCGAGGATCTCCGCGCGGGCTGCCGCGTGGAGGTCCGCGTGGACCTCGCCAGCATCGACACCGGCATCGGCAAGCGGAACCAGCACATGCGCGAGAACCATCTAGAGACGGACAAGTACCCCCACGCCGTCTTCACGGCCGACTCGGTCGTCGCGACGAGCGGCGCCGCGCTCGCGCCCGGCGCCTCGGCCACGCTCACGCTGGCGGGGGACTTCGCGCTGCACGGCGTGACGCGGCGGATCGAGGTGCCCGTCACCGTGACGCGCAGCGCCGACGGCCGCGCGCTCGGCGTGGCGTCGACCTTCGACGTGAAGCTCGCCGACTACGAGATCTCGCGGCCCAAGTTCCTGATCATGAAGCTGGACGAGGTGCAGCACGTCACCGTGGCGCTCACCGCGCACAGCCGCGGCCAGGAGGGCTAG